The sequence below is a genomic window from Limnochordia bacterium.
AGGGGTTTTTTGATGTTTTGAAAGGAGTGTTTCATTTGTCACAGATAGAGATTACGTTACCGGACAAGAGCAAAAAGAATTACCCCCAAGGAGTTCTTCCTTTGGAGATTGCCGTAGACATCTCCCCTGGGTTGGCGAGGAAGGCAGTGGCGGCTGTAGTGGATGATGTATTGGTGGATCTGAATCATCCACTGGAGGCAGACAGTACGGTCCGTATTATTACCAGCGATGACGCCGAGGCGTTGGAGATCCTAAGACATACTGCGGCCCATATTATGGCCCAGGCAGTCTTAAGGCTTTATCCAGGAGCGAAACTGGCGATTGGCCCTGCGATCAGCGATGGATTCTACTATGACTTTGACCTGGAAGAGTCATTGGGTTCCAATGAGCTGGTGGAAATAGAGGCGGAAATGGAACGGATTATTGCCGCGGATCTAGCAATCGAGCGGAGGGAGATGTCCCTTGATGAGGCCATAGAGTTCTTCAAAGCAAATGATCAGGAGTACAAAGTGGAGCTCCTTGAAGATCTGGATAGCGATGTGATCAGCCTCTACAAACAGGGCGAATTTGTGGATTTGTGTCGTGGCCCGCACCTTCTGTCTACAGGGAAGCTTCCTGCCTTCAAACTGCTAAACACTGCCGGTGCCTACTGGCGGGGCGATTCTGATCGACCCATGCTGCAGCGGATTTATGGGACCGCGTTTTTCCGAAAGAAGCACCTTACTGAGCACCTCCATCGTTTGGAGGAGGCAGCCAAACGGGACCATCGCAAATTAGGCAAGCAACTGGACCTATTTAGTATCTGCGATGAAGGGCCGGGTTTTCCCCTGTTCCATCCCCGGGGTATGGCGATTCGCAGGAAACTAGAGGATTTCTGGCGTCGGGAGCACAAGCTAAGGGGCTACCAGGAAATCCAGACTCCGATTATCCTCAGTGAAGAGCTATGGCGTCAGTCGGGTCATTACGATCATTACCGGGAGAATATGTACTTTACCGTGATCGATGAGAAGAAATACGCGATTAAACCGATGAACTGTCCTGGTTCCTTGTTGGTATATCGGCGGAAGATGCATTCATACAAGGAACTGCCCCTGCGTTATGCGGAACTTGGCTTGGTTCATCGCCATGAAATGTCAGGAGTACTCCATGGGTTGATGCGTGTTCGTAATTTCACCCAGGACGATGCTCATATTTTTATGACCCCCGAACAGATTGAATCGGAGATTACCCAGGTTATGGAGCTAGTTGATTACGTCTACAGGGACGTGTTTGGGTTTAACTACCACGTTGAACTAAGTACCCGTCCTGAGAATTCCATGGGCTCTGATGAGATTTGGGAAAGGGCCACAGCGGCATTACAGGCGGCCTTGAATGCGAAGAATATGTCCTATGTCATCAATGAAGGTGATGGAGCCTTCTATGGTCCAAAGATTGATTTCCATCTGGAGGATTGTCTTGGCCGTACCTGGCAGTGTGGCACCGTACAACTAGACTTCTTGATGCCGGAGCGATTTGATCTATCATATATTGGTGAGGACGGTCAGAAGCATCGGCCGGTTATGGTACACCGTGTGGTTTTCGGCAGCCTAGAGCGGTTTATAGGTATACTGATTGAACACTTCGCCGGAGCGTTCCCCCTGTGGCTTGCCCCAGTGCAAGTACAGGTGATTCCCGTTGGGCAAGACTTCTTAGCCTATGCCAATAATATTGCTACTGAGTTAACCCGGTGTGGTTTT
It includes:
- the thrS gene encoding threonine--tRNA ligase, which codes for MSQIEITLPDKSKKNYPQGVLPLEIAVDISPGLARKAVAAVVDDVLVDLNHPLEADSTVRIITSDDAEALEILRHTAAHIMAQAVLRLYPGAKLAIGPAISDGFYYDFDLEESLGSNELVEIEAEMERIIAADLAIERREMSLDEAIEFFKANDQEYKVELLEDLDSDVISLYKQGEFVDLCRGPHLLSTGKLPAFKLLNTAGAYWRGDSDRPMLQRIYGTAFFRKKHLTEHLHRLEEAAKRDHRKLGKQLDLFSICDEGPGFPLFHPRGMAIRRKLEDFWRREHKLRGYQEIQTPIILSEELWRQSGHYDHYRENMYFTVIDEKKYAIKPMNCPGSLLVYRRKMHSYKELPLRYAELGLVHRHEMSGVLHGLMRVRNFTQDDAHIFMTPEQIESEITQVMELVDYVYRDVFGFNYHVELSTRPENSMGSDEIWERATAALQAALNAKNMSYVINEGDGAFYGPKIDFHLEDCLGRTWQCGTVQLDFLMPERFDLSYIGEDGQKHRPVMVHRVVFGSLERFIGILIEHFAGAFPLWLAPVQVQVIPVGQDFLAYANNIATELTRCGFDVEVDERDEKVGYKIRNAQVNQVPYMLILGEKEHTGNCVSVRHRRQGDLGTMSLTEFIAKLQGELLVTRRSE